A window of the Polaribacter sp. HaHaR_3_91 genome harbors these coding sequences:
- the hemC gene encoding hydroxymethylbilane synthase translates to MQKIIKIGTRDSQLALWQANKVRKELKELGYESEIVPIKSFGDIVLDKPLYELGITGVFTKNLDVAMLNGDIDIAVHSLKDVPTVLPQGIIQAAVLKRADYIDVLVLKDNEEFFGQPDGVIATGSIRRKAMWLDRYPTHKVEGIRGNVNTRLEKLENSETWNGAIFAAAGLERLGLRDAEAIPLTWMVPAPAQGAIMVACLEKDDFVRDACEQINHYETKVCVGIEREFLNLLEGGCTAPIGALAYIDARTEEVVFKGVLLKKDGTKKITVTKNAKMGSHRYLAKDCADYVINKGGKELMAEDAEDAVETLQNIFSTKKLSELQKEIVSETIGVKDSDFIKIRFNRIPAKVMKNEIENVIITSQNGVEALLNSFTREEMNFKNIYCVGRRTKKLIENRIGKVAHAAKNAKKLAEYLAEELDTKKVTYFCSNLRLDILPASLKAEGIQVTEVEAYKTMLSSEKIDDEVSGVLFYSPSGIESYLEENNPDRVAFCIGETTAVEARKYFEKVEVANMPSVDSLLELVNLYYSR, encoded by the coding sequence ATGCAGAAAATAATAAAAATAGGAACTCGCGATAGCCAATTAGCGCTTTGGCAAGCTAATAAAGTGCGCAAAGAATTAAAGGAGTTGGGCTATGAGTCTGAGATAGTACCTATAAAATCTTTTGGCGATATTGTTTTAGATAAACCTTTATATGAATTAGGAATAACAGGTGTCTTTACTAAGAATTTAGATGTTGCTATGTTAAATGGCGATATTGATATTGCTGTACACTCTTTAAAAGATGTGCCTACTGTTTTACCTCAGGGTATTATACAAGCTGCTGTTTTAAAGCGTGCAGATTATATAGATGTATTGGTTTTAAAAGATAACGAAGAGTTTTTTGGACAACCAGATGGTGTTATTGCAACGGGTAGTATCCGTAGAAAAGCAATGTGGTTAGATCGTTACCCAACTCATAAAGTAGAAGGAATACGTGGTAATGTAAACACACGTTTAGAAAAATTAGAGAATAGTGAAACTTGGAACGGAGCAATATTTGCTGCTGCAGGTTTAGAAAGATTAGGCTTAAGAGATGCAGAAGCAATTCCGTTAACATGGATGGTTCCTGCGCCAGCGCAAGGAGCAATTATGGTTGCTTGTTTAGAAAAAGATGATTTTGTAAGAGATGCTTGTGAGCAAATAAATCATTACGAAACAAAGGTTTGTGTTGGTATAGAAAGAGAATTTTTAAACCTTTTAGAAGGTGGTTGTACTGCACCAATTGGAGCTTTGGCTTATATTGATGCAAGAACCGAAGAAGTAGTTTTTAAAGGAGTTTTATTAAAAAAAGACGGTACTAAAAAAATTACAGTTACTAAAAATGCAAAAATGGGAAGCCATCGTTATTTGGCTAAAGATTGCGCAGATTATGTAATTAATAAAGGAGGAAAAGAGTTAATGGCAGAAGACGCAGAAGATGCTGTTGAAACATTACAAAATATATTTTCTACAAAGAAACTTTCTGAGCTTCAAAAAGAAATAGTATCTGAAACCATTGGCGTAAAAGATAGCGATTTTATTAAAATCCGTTTTAATCGAATTCCTGCTAAGGTGATGAAAAACGAAATAGAAAACGTTATTATCACAAGTCAGAATGGAGTAGAAGCACTTTTAAATTCTTTCACAAGAGAAGAAATGAATTTTAAGAACATTTACTGTGTAGGTAGAAGAACTAAAAAACTAATTGAAAACAGAATAGGTAAAGTTGCGCACGCTGCAAAAAATGCTAAGAAATTAGCGGAATATTTAGCAGAAGAATTGGATACTAAAAAAGTAACCTATTTTTGTAGTAATCTAAGGTTAGATATTTTACCAGCTTCTTTAAAAGCTGAAGGAATACAAGTAACGGAAGTAGAGGCTTACAAGACTATGTTAAGTTCAGAAAAAATTGATGATGAAGTTTCTGGAGTTTTGTTTTACAGTCCATCAGGAATTGAAAGTTATTTAGAAGAAAACAACCCAGATAGAGTTGCTTTTTGTATTGGAGAAACGACAGCGGTAGAAGCAAGAAAATATTTTGAAAAAGTAGAAGTAGCAAACATGCCAAGTGTAGACAGCCTTTTAGAATTGGTGAACTTGTATTATTCAAGATAG
- a CDS encoding 5-carboxymethyl-2-hydroxymuconate Delta-isomerase: MPHFILDCSENILELREPRKVLEAVFETAFSTGLFDRDDIKVRLNPYKHSLVQSESADFIHVFGNIMEGRTSDQKSDLSYAIVATLTTLFPKVPVISMNIRDFEANTYCNKSMI, encoded by the coding sequence ATGCCACATTTTATTTTAGATTGTTCAGAAAACATTTTAGAATTACGAGAACCAAGAAAAGTATTAGAAGCCGTTTTTGAAACGGCTTTTTCTACGGGGTTATTTGATAGAGATGATATTAAAGTACGTTTAAATCCTTATAAACACTCTTTAGTACAAAGTGAATCAGCAGATTTTATTCATGTTTTTGGTAATATAATGGAAGGAAGAACTAGTGATCAAAAATCAGATCTTTCTTACGCAATTGTAGCTACCTTAACTACATTGTTTCCTAAAGTACCCGTTATTTCTATGAATATAAGAGACTTTGAAGCTAATACTTACTGTAATAAATCTATGATTTAG
- the hemF gene encoding oxygen-dependent coproporphyrinogen oxidase, whose product MKDQFYKYIENLQDTITCKLEEVDGGAKFQEDLWEREEGGGGRTRVIENGKVFEKGGVNISAVHGELPEALRKQFKVKEGNFFACGLSLVLHPISPFVPTVHANWRYFEMYDEAGNIVTQWFGGGQDLTPYYLFDEDATHFHTVCKSACDQHDPAFYPKFKKVCDEYFWNAHRKEARGIGGLFFDYQKETEQFSIEDRFNFVTEVGDSFLESYVPIVERRKEIAFTKEHKDWQEVRRGRYVEFNLVHDRGTLFGLKTNGRIESILMSLPPIVQWKYNHQPEENSEEERLIKVLENPKEWIS is encoded by the coding sequence ATGAAAGATCAATTTTATAAATACATAGAAAACTTACAAGACACAATTACTTGTAAGCTAGAAGAGGTAGACGGTGGTGCTAAATTTCAAGAAGACCTTTGGGAAAGAGAAGAAGGTGGAGGTGGAAGAACTCGTGTGATTGAAAATGGAAAAGTTTTTGAAAAAGGTGGTGTAAACATTTCTGCTGTTCATGGTGAGTTACCAGAAGCATTAAGAAAACAATTTAAAGTAAAAGAAGGTAACTTTTTTGCTTGTGGATTGAGTCTCGTTTTACATCCAATAAGTCCTTTTGTGCCAACAGTGCATGCAAATTGGCGCTATTTTGAAATGTATGACGAAGCAGGAAACATCGTTACTCAATGGTTTGGTGGAGGACAAGATTTAACGCCCTATTATTTATTTGACGAAGATGCTACTCATTTTCATACAGTATGTAAATCTGCTTGCGACCAACATGATCCAGCATTTTATCCGAAGTTTAAAAAGGTATGTGATGAGTATTTCTGGAATGCTCACAGAAAAGAAGCAAGAGGAATTGGAGGTTTATTTTTCGATTATCAAAAGGAAACAGAGCAGTTTTCTATAGAAGACAGATTCAATTTTGTTACGGAAGTAGGGGACAGTTTTTTAGAAAGTTATGTGCCAATTGTAGAAAGGCGAAAAGAAATAGCATTTACAAAAGAACATAAAGATTGGCAAGAAGTAAGACGAGGACGTTATGTAGAGTTCAATTTAGTGCATGATAGAGGTACTTTGTTCGGCTTAAAAACAAACGGTAGAATAGAAAGTATTCTAATGAGTTTGCCGCCAATTGTACAATGGAAATACAACCATCAACCAGAAGAAAATTCTGAAGAAGAAAGGTTGATTAAGGTTTTAGAAAATCCTAAAGAATGGATTTCTTAA
- a CDS encoding EI24 domain-containing protein: protein MIKNIFSGISAYAGSFGLISQLKLWKYFIIPIVISVVTATIIGFTAYGLSDNIGAFLAKIWVWDWGKETFTTITSVIGGLFVLVIGFLLYKHIVMALSAPFMSPVSEKIEIHINGNLKHNHRRTSFQEQLIRGIRISLRNIGKELLLTIPLLLLSFIPIIGIFFTALLFLLQAYYVGFGNMDYTLERHFNYKDSINFVGKKRGFAIGNGIVFMMCMLIPVIGIIIVLPLSVTAASVKTVALLNTENNK from the coding sequence ATGATTAAAAATATATTTTCAGGCATAAGTGCCTACGCAGGTTCTTTTGGTTTAATATCTCAATTAAAACTATGGAAATATTTTATAATTCCAATAGTAATTAGTGTGGTAACGGCAACAATTATTGGTTTTACAGCGTACGGATTATCCGATAATATTGGTGCTTTTTTAGCTAAAATATGGGTTTGGGACTGGGGAAAAGAAACATTTACAACCATTACATCCGTAATTGGAGGTCTCTTTGTTTTGGTTATTGGGTTTTTATTGTACAAACATATTGTAATGGCTTTATCAGCACCATTTATGAGTCCTGTATCAGAAAAGATAGAAATTCATATCAATGGAAATTTAAAACACAACCACAGAAGAACAAGCTTTCAAGAACAATTAATTAGAGGAATTAGAATTAGTTTAAGAAACATAGGTAAAGAGTTATTATTAACGATTCCGTTGTTATTATTAAGTTTTATTCCCATAATAGGAATTTTTTTTACCGCTTTATTATTTTTATTACAAGCTTATTATGTCGGTTTCGGAAATATGGATTATACCTTAGAAAGACATTTTAACTATAAAGATAGCATCAACTTTGTTGGAAAAAAGAGAGGTTTTGCTATTGGTAATGGAATTGTTTTTATGATGTGCATGCTAATTCCTGTAATAGGAATCATTATCGTTTTACCACTTTCTGTAACAGCTGCATCTGTAAAAACGGTTGCCTTATTAAATACTGAAAATAATAAGTGA
- the hemE gene encoding uroporphyrinogen decarboxylase, with product MIKNDLFLRALKGETVDRPPVWMMRQAGRYLPEFQEIKKKYDFFTRCQTPELASEITVQPIRRYGMDAAILFSDILVIPQAMNIHVEMKPNFGPYLPNPIRTQKDLDSVIVPDIQDTLGYVMEAIKATKEKLNDEVPLIGFAGSPWTILCYCVQGQGSKNFDKAKELCFTNPVLAHSLLQKITDTTIAYLKAKVAAGVDAVQVFDSWGGMLSPVDYQEFSWQYIQQIIDALKDEIPVIAFGKGCWFALDEMSKSGASALGVDWTCSPRNARYLSGGKITLQGNFDPTRLFSPPAVIKKMVHQMINEFGKDRLVVNLGHGILPNIPLENAKAFIDAVKEYKAD from the coding sequence ATGATAAAAAACGATTTATTTTTAAGAGCCTTAAAAGGAGAAACTGTAGACCGTCCACCTGTTTGGATGATGCGTCAGGCAGGAAGATATTTACCTGAATTTCAAGAAATCAAAAAGAAATATGATTTTTTTACACGTTGTCAAACTCCTGAGTTAGCATCAGAAATTACAGTGCAACCAATTCGTAGATACGGAATGGATGCTGCAATTCTATTTTCAGACATTTTGGTAATTCCACAAGCAATGAATATTCATGTGGAAATGAAACCAAACTTCGGACCTTATTTACCGAATCCAATTCGTACTCAAAAAGATTTAGATTCAGTAATTGTTCCAGATATTCAAGATACTTTAGGCTATGTAATGGAGGCTATTAAAGCAACCAAAGAAAAACTGAATGATGAAGTACCATTAATCGGTTTTGCAGGTTCTCCATGGACGATTCTTTGCTATTGTGTACAAGGGCAAGGGTCTAAAAACTTTGATAAAGCAAAAGAATTATGCTTTACAAACCCTGTGTTAGCTCATTCTTTATTACAGAAAATTACAGATACAACCATTGCTTATTTAAAAGCAAAAGTAGCTGCAGGTGTAGATGCTGTTCAGGTTTTTGATTCTTGGGGAGGTATGTTATCTCCAGTAGACTATCAAGAATTTTCTTGGCAATATATTCAGCAAATTATCGATGCTTTAAAAGATGAAATTCCTGTTATTGCTTTTGGTAAAGGATGTTGGTTTGCTTTAGACGAAATGTCTAAATCTGGCGCTTCGGCTTTAGGTGTAGATTGGACTTGTTCTCCAAGAAATGCACGTTATTTATCTGGCGGAAAAATTACGCTACAAGGTAATTTCGATCCAACAAGATTGTTTTCTCCACCAGCGGTGATCAAAAAAATGGTACATCAAATGATTAATGAATTTGGTAAAGACAGATTAGTTGTAAACCTTGGGCATGGTATTTTACCAAACATTCCCTTAGAAAACGCAAAAGCATTTATCGATGCTGTAAAAGAATATAAAGCAGACTAA
- the hemB gene encoding porphobilinogen synthase encodes MFRTRRLRKTEGIRRLVRETKVSVDDFIYPLFIEEGENIETEIVSMPGIKRFSLDRISKELDEVVELNIPAVLLFGIPSTKDDEGTETWNDNGIMQQAIRFIKKNYPSLYVITDVCFCEYTSHGHCGIIHDNDVDNDATLVNIAKQVISHAKAGVDMVAPSGMMDGTIDMIRQSLDNTGFVDLPIMAYAVKYSSAFYGPFRDAADSAPTFGDRRTYQMDPANRDEGMREATFDDQEGADILMVKPALSYLDIIRDLKNNFDRPIACYNVSGEYAMVKAAAEKGWIDGEKVMMESLLSMKRAGADIIITYFAKEAAKVLLKK; translated from the coding sequence ATGTTTAGAACTCGTAGATTAAGAAAAACAGAAGGAATTAGAAGATTAGTTAGAGAAACTAAAGTATCTGTAGACGATTTTATTTATCCACTTTTTATTGAAGAAGGAGAAAATATAGAAACTGAAATTGTTTCTATGCCAGGGATCAAACGTTTTTCTTTAGATAGAATTTCTAAAGAATTAGATGAGGTGGTCGAATTAAATATTCCTGCCGTTTTATTATTCGGAATTCCATCAACAAAAGATGATGAAGGAACAGAAACTTGGAATGATAACGGAATTATGCAACAAGCAATTCGTTTTATCAAGAAAAACTACCCAAGTTTATATGTAATTACAGACGTTTGTTTTTGTGAATATACTTCTCACGGTCATTGCGGAATTATACACGACAATGATGTAGATAATGATGCTACGTTAGTAAATATTGCAAAACAAGTTATTTCGCATGCAAAAGCAGGTGTAGATATGGTTGCGCCATCGGGAATGATGGACGGAACGATTGATATGATTCGTCAGTCTTTAGACAATACAGGTTTTGTAGATTTACCAATTATGGCGTATGCTGTAAAATATTCATCCGCTTTTTACGGTCCTTTTAGAGATGCTGCAGATTCTGCTCCTACTTTTGGAGACCGAAGAACTTATCAAATGGATCCTGCAAATAGAGACGAAGGAATGCGAGAAGCAACTTTTGATGATCAAGAAGGAGCTGATATTTTAATGGTAAAACCAGCATTGTCTTATTTAGATATTATTAGAGATTTAAAAAATAATTTCGATCGTCCGATTGCATGTTACAATGTAAGCGGAGAGTATGCAATGGTAAAAGCTGCTGCAGAAAAAGGTTGGATTGATGGCGAAAAAGTAATGATGGAAAGCTTACTGTCTATGAAGAGAGCTGGAGCAGATATTATTATTACGTATTTTGCAAAAGAAGCAGCTAAGGTATTGTTGAAGAAATAA
- the hemL gene encoding glutamate-1-semialdehyde 2,1-aminomutase, translating into MNFKKSEKLYKKGLKNLVGAVNSPVRAFSSVGGNPLFIKKAKGTKITDVDGNKYIDLVLSYGPMILGHRHKKVQKAVEKALQKGYSFGASTENEIKLAKIVCDAFPGMDKVRFVNSGTEAVLSGIRLARAFTGKDKIIKFAGCYHGHQDALLVAAGSGLATLSLPGSKGVPEGAVKNTLISNYNDLDSVKKHFENDDNIAGVIIEPIAGNMGVVIPENNFLVELKAYLETKGALLIVDEVMTGFRSKFGGAQELLGVEADITCLGKVIGGGFPVGAYGAREEIMQEVAPLGGMYQAGTLSGNPIAMAGGIATLTELKKQNPYKKFEETGSILEVILLETAKKYNVALTVNRFGSMLNPFFVNSEVTNFVEAQLSDTKKFAVFFWEMIRNGVFLPPSQFEAWFLSSALSDKDIKKIAEAIDKGMLAVSKM; encoded by the coding sequence ATGAATTTCAAGAAATCAGAAAAATTATATAAAAAAGGATTAAAAAATCTAGTAGGAGCTGTAAACTCTCCTGTAAGAGCCTTTTCATCAGTTGGAGGGAATCCGTTGTTTATCAAAAAAGCAAAAGGGACTAAAATTACCGATGTAGATGGTAATAAATATATAGATTTAGTGCTTTCTTACGGACCAATGATTTTAGGTCATAGACATAAAAAAGTGCAAAAAGCTGTTGAAAAAGCATTACAAAAGGGATATTCTTTTGGTGCATCAACAGAAAATGAAATAAAATTAGCAAAAATTGTTTGCGACGCTTTCCCAGGAATGGACAAAGTTCGTTTTGTAAACTCTGGTACAGAAGCTGTTTTAAGCGGAATCCGTTTGGCAAGAGCATTTACCGGAAAAGATAAAATTATAAAATTTGCAGGTTGTTACCATGGGCATCAAGATGCATTATTAGTAGCGGCAGGTTCTGGTTTGGCAACATTAAGTTTACCAGGTTCTAAAGGTGTTCCTGAAGGCGCTGTAAAAAACACATTAATTTCTAATTATAACGATTTAGATAGTGTAAAAAAACACTTTGAAAATGATGACAATATTGCTGGTGTAATTATAGAACCAATTGCTGGTAATATGGGGGTTGTAATTCCTGAAAATAATTTCTTAGTAGAATTAAAAGCGTATTTAGAAACAAAAGGAGCGTTATTAATTGTTGATGAAGTAATGACAGGTTTCCGTTCTAAGTTTGGTGGAGCGCAAGAATTACTAGGTGTAGAAGCAGATATTACCTGTTTAGGTAAGGTTATTGGTGGAGGTTTCCCCGTTGGAGCTTACGGAGCAAGAGAAGAAATTATGCAAGAAGTTGCGCCTTTAGGTGGAATGTATCAAGCAGGAACGTTAAGTGGAAACCCAATTGCAATGGCAGGAGGAATCGCTACTTTAACGGAACTGAAAAAGCAAAATCCGTATAAAAAATTCGAGGAAACTGGTAGTATTTTAGAGGTGATTTTATTAGAAACTGCTAAGAAATACAATGTTGCTTTAACTGTAAATAGGTTTGGTTCTATGTTAAATCCTTTCTTTGTAAATAGTGAAGTTACTAATTTTGTAGAAGCACAGTTGTCAGATACTAAAAAGTTTGCTGTGTTTTTCTGGGAAATGATTAGAAACGGAGTTTTCTTACCTCCAAGTCAGTTTGAAGCATGGTTTTTATCATCAGCATTATCAGATAAGGATATAAAGAAAATAGCAGAAGCGATTGATAAGGGAATGTTAGCTGTTTCAAAAATGTAA
- a CDS encoding tetratricopeptide repeat protein, with translation MYFKIILPFLFLFILKTNSQNLDSIFISKKEIVKSIKTDEKKALFLYECGEYFYSKNSNKAEYFYREALALNKDKNNLMEGRALFKLGFVEKNEGNLSTSLRYFNKAKDIFKDNNDLERLASVYFDIGYVYRYKNQMDKEFEFYQKGLKLSEGGSETLIGKGYLHLGNYYTRLKKLDSSIYFYNKALYLFKKIKKENRVYNVYNNIANTYYKQGRYAEVINIRSLVLKYAKKENKKLLITVNYHNIAAAYSELNEYDKAEKYLDSAIVVAEEESFKLRLAKSYNSISKVNYSLKNYKSAYLYQQKYKTYSDSIFKSQLTNTLEETELVNKHKVETKNLQILNQEEVFEKRLYLIIIFVFLLLGIPLVFLFYRNSVNKNKIIQGNLEKEKIKKEVLQEKFKRSESDIRSLVADNSMRLEFLKQLLLKLKNQRESSDSVEVKNYIKDLSFKIQQQITTDSKLTLVKNKIDIINDGFNNMLVITYKELTKTEREVCSLLRLNLSIKEIASIRNSSSDAIKVTRYRIRKKMNVPKGEKLEMFIQKLEV, from the coding sequence ATGTACTTCAAAATAATACTCCCTTTTTTATTTCTTTTTATTTTAAAAACCAACTCTCAGAATTTAGATTCCATTTTTATTTCAAAAAAAGAAATTGTAAAATCTATAAAAACAGACGAAAAAAAAGCACTGTTTTTATATGAATGTGGTGAATATTTTTATTCTAAAAATAGTAATAAAGCGGAATATTTTTATCGAGAAGCTTTGGCTTTAAATAAGGATAAGAATAATTTGATGGAAGGTAGAGCTTTATTTAAATTAGGATTTGTAGAGAAAAATGAAGGAAATTTAAGTACAAGTCTCAGGTATTTTAATAAAGCAAAAGATATCTTTAAAGATAATAATGATTTAGAACGTTTAGCCTCTGTTTATTTTGATATTGGATATGTATATCGATATAAAAATCAAATGGATAAAGAATTTGAATTCTACCAAAAAGGATTGAAATTAAGTGAAGGAGGAAGTGAAACATTAATAGGAAAAGGTTATCTACATTTAGGGAATTACTACACTAGATTAAAAAAATTAGATTCCTCAATTTATTTTTATAATAAAGCACTTTACCTTTTTAAAAAAATAAAGAAAGAAAATAGAGTTTATAATGTTTATAATAACATAGCGAATACGTATTATAAACAGGGAAGATATGCTGAAGTAATAAATATTAGAAGTTTAGTTTTAAAATATGCTAAAAAGGAAAATAAGAAACTACTTATAACTGTAAATTACCATAACATTGCGGCCGCATATAGTGAATTGAACGAATATGATAAAGCTGAAAAATATTTAGATTCTGCTATTGTGGTAGCTGAAGAAGAAAGTTTTAAACTACGGTTAGCAAAATCTTATAATTCAATTTCAAAGGTTAACTATTCATTGAAAAATTACAAATCTGCTTATCTATATCAACAGAAGTATAAAACTTATTCAGACTCTATCTTTAAATCTCAATTAACAAACACACTTGAAGAGACCGAGTTAGTAAATAAACACAAAGTGGAAACCAAAAATTTGCAAATATTAAATCAAGAAGAAGTTTTTGAGAAGAGGTTGTATTTAATTATAATTTTTGTTTTTTTATTATTGGGTATCCCTCTTGTTTTTTTATTTTATAGAAATTCAGTTAATAAAAATAAAATAATACAAGGAAATTTAGAAAAAGAAAAAATTAAAAAAGAGGTTTTACAGGAAAAGTTCAAAAGATCTGAATCAGATATAAGAAGTTTGGTTGCAGATAATTCTATGAGGTTAGAGTTTTTAAAACAACTTTTATTAAAACTTAAAAATCAAAGAGAATCGAGTGATTCAGTTGAAGTGAAAAATTATATTAAAGATTTATCTTTTAAAATTCAGCAACAAATTACAACAGATAGTAAATTAACTTTGGTTAAAAATAAGATTGATATTATTAATGATGGTTTTAATAATATGTTAGTTATCACTTATAAAGAGCTTACTAAAACAGAAAGAGAAGTATGTTCATTATTAAGGTTAAATTTATCGATTAAGGAAATAGCATCAATTAGAAATTCAAGTTCGGATGCAATAAAAGTTACACGCTACAGAATAAGAAAGAAAATGAATGTACCTAAAGGTGAAAAATTAGAGATGTTTATTCAAAAGTTAGAAGTGTAG